One window of Marmota flaviventris isolate mMarFla1 chromosome 5, mMarFla1.hap1, whole genome shotgun sequence genomic DNA carries:
- the F12 gene encoding coagulation factor XII produces the protein MRALLLLGSLLVSLEPVLLIPPWKAHRVHKQGTDEPTVVLTVTGEPCHFPFQYHRQLYHKCIHKGWPGPRPWCATTPNFDQDQQWAHCLEPKKVKDHCSKHSPCHKGGTCVNMPNGPHCLCPEHLTGKHCQKEKCFEPQLLRFFHENEIWLRPGPAGVAKCHCKGPDAHCKPLASHACHTNLCLNGGRCLEAEGQSLCHCPVGYTGPFCDLDVEANCYHDRGLSYRGKARTTLSGATCQRWDSEATYRNVTAEQALSRGLGHHTFCRNPDNDTRPWCFVWKGDRLSWEYCDLAQCWTTIQAAPPLMDALGRQDLPMPQPSALQKPQPTTQSPPHSLTPAPSKQPTRLSRTSPPSCGQRLRKSLSPLSRVVGGLVALPGAHPYIAALYWGDSFCAGSLIAPCWVLTAAHCLQNRPAPEDLTVVLGQELHNQTCKQCQTLGVRSYRLHEAFSSNTYQHDLALLRLQESADGSCARLSPYVQPVCLPSGTAQTSEPEDMLCQVAGWGHQYEGAEDYSTFLQEAQVPFISQEHCSASEVHGDAILPGMLCAGFLEGGTDACQGDSGGPLVCEDQAAENRLTLRGVISWGSGCGDRNKPGVYTDVASYVDWIQEHIVS, from the exons ATGAGGGCTCTGCTGCTCCTGGGGTCCCTGCTGGTGAGCCTGGAGCCAGTGCTTTTG ATCCCACCTTGGAAAGCTCACAGGGTGCATAAGCAAGGAACCGATGAGCCCACAGTAG TTCTTACTGTCACTGGGGAGCCCTGCCACTTCCCCTTCCAGTACCATCGGCAGTTGTACCACAAATGTATCCACAAAGGCTGGCCAGGCCCCAGACCCTG GTGTGCTACCACCCCAAACTTTGATCAGGACCAGCAATGGGCACACTGCCTGGAGCCCAAGAAAGTGAAAG ACCACTGCAGCAAACACAGCCCCTGCCACAAAGGAGGGACATGTGTGAATATGCCAAATGGACCACACTGCCTCTGTCCGGAACACCTCACTGGGAAGCACTGCCAGAAAG AGAAGTGCTTTGAGCCTCAGCTTCTCCGGTTCTTCCATGAGAATGAGATATGGCTTAGACCTGGGCCAGCAGGTGTGGCCAAATGCCACTGCAAAGGTCCTGATGCTCACTGCAAGCCACTGGCCAGCCATG CCTGCCACACCAACCTATGCCTCAATGGGGGCCGCTGCCTGGAGGCCGAAGGACAAAGCCTGTGCCATTGCCCAGTGGGCTATACCGGACCCTTCTGTGACTTGG ATGTTGAGGCAAACTGCTACCATGACCGTGGGCTTAGCTACCGTGGCAAGGCCAGGACCACTCTCTCTGGTGCAACTTGTCAGCGGTGGGACTCCGAGGCCACCTACAGGAACGTGACTGCGGAGCAAGCACTAAGCCGGGGACTGGGTCACCACACCTTCTGCCG GAACCCGGATAATGATACCCGCCCGTGGTGCTTTGTCTGGAAAGGTGACCGGCTGAGCTGGGAGTATTGCGACTTGGCACAGTGCTGGACCACAATCCAGGCAGCACCTCCACTCATGGACGCCCTTGGGCGTCAGGACCTGCCCATGCCCCAGCCTTCAGCACTGCAAAAGCCTCAGCCCACGACCCAGTCCCCGCCTCATTCCCTGACCCCAG CCCCCTCGAAGCAGCCAACTCGCCTGTCTAGGACCAGCCCTCCCAGCTGCGGACAGCGGCTCCGGAAGAGCCTGTCCCCGCTGAGTCGAGTTGTGGGCGGACTAGTGGCGCTGCCCGGGGCACATCCCTACATCGCAGCGTTGTACTGGGGCGACAGTTTCTGCGCCGGCAGCCTCATCGCCCCCTGCTGGGTGCTGACCGCGGCTCACTGCCTGCAGAACCG GCCGGCGCCGGAGGACCTGACGGTAGTGCTCGGCCAGGAACTCCATAACCAGACCTGTAAGCAATGCCAGACGCTGGGCGTGCGCTCCTACCGCCTCCACGAGGCTTTCTCGTCCAACACCTATCAGCACGACTTGG CTCTGCTGCGCCTTCAGGAGAGCGCGGACGGCAGCTGCGCGCGTCTCTCACCTTACGTTCAGCCAGTGTGCCTACCCAGCGGCACTGCCCAAACCTCCGAGCCCGAGGACATGCTTTGCCAAGTGGCGGGCTGGGGCCACCAGTACGAGG GGGCGGAGGATTATTCCACCTTCCTGCAGGAGGCGCAGGTGCCTTTCATCTCTCAGGAGCACTGCTCCGCCTCTGAAGTGCACGGGGATGCTATCCTCCCTGGAATGCTCTGCGCTGGCTTCCTCGAGGGTGGCACAGACGCGTGCCAG GGTGATTCCGGGGGCCCTCTGGTGTGTGAGGACCAGGCTGCAGAGAACCGGCTCACCTTGAGAGGCGTCATCAGCTGGGGCTCCGGATGTGGCGACCGCAACAAGCCCGGCGTTTACACCGACGTGGCCAGCTACGTGGATTGGATCCAGGAGCACATAGTTTCCTAA